One window from the genome of Garra rufa chromosome 1, GarRuf1.0, whole genome shotgun sequence encodes:
- the LOC141329561 gene encoding uncharacterized protein has product MRDPEPCRIKCTEDTEEQTELIEEIDKNEELREVEEKSHVKPGEKPFSCSQVPKKIRKERAKKSFSCTQCGTSVSSKPSLERHMSFHTGEKPYKCSHCDKRFSWSTNLKKHERIHTGEKLFTCDQCGKSFIQKGHLTEHMRVHTEEKPFACDQCEKSFTQLSNLKAHINVHTREKLYACDQCNKVFLTAQNLEEHLRVHTKEKPYPCHLCGKSFSRLQCLKDHQKIHTGVRDYMCFECEKTFTTASNLKLHERIHTGEKPFMCSHCDKRFNQSGHLKIHERIHT; this is encoded by the exons ATGAGAGATCCAGAACCCTGCAGAATCAAATGcactgaagatactgaagaacaaacag AGTTGATTGAAGAAATTGACAAGAATGAAGAACTGAGGGAAGTTGAGGAGAAAAGTCACGTCAaacctggagaaaaacctttcagTTGCTCTCAAGTCccaaagaaaataagaaaagaaaGGGCCAAGAAATCTTTCagctgcactcagtgtggaacgAGTGTCTCAAGCAAACCAAGTCTTGAGCGTCACATGAgctttcacactggagaaaaaccttataagtgttcacactgtgacaagagattcagttggTCAACAAATCTGAAaaaacatgagaggatccacactggagagaaattgttcacatgtgatcagtgcgggaagagtttcatacaaaaaggacaccttacagagcacatgagagttcatactgaaGAAAAACCATTTGCTTGTGATCAGTGCgagaagagtttcacacaatTGTCAAATCTTAAAGCACACATAAAtgttcacactagagagaaactgtatGCATGTGATCAATGCAACAAAGTGTTTCTGACAGCTCAAAACCTGGAGGAGCACctgagagttcatacaaaggagaaaccatatccatgtcatttgtgtggaaagagtttctcacgTCTACAATGTTTGAAAGATcatcagaaaatacacactggtgtgagagactacatgtgctttgagtgtgagaagacttttactacagcgagcaatttaaaactgcatgagaggattcacactggagaaaaaccttttatgtgttcacactgtgacaagagattcaatcagtcaggacatctgaaaatacatgagaggatccacacttgA